One window from the genome of Corynebacterium sp. SCR221107 encodes:
- a CDS encoding PFL family protein, with translation MTIQHSTSNILETIAMIEKYRLDIRTVTMGISLLDCIRGSLEETCDAIYDKITTKAANLVSECEGIERELGIPIVNKRISVTPIALIAQSVEGSPVEIAKALDRAAKAVGVNFIGGYSALVEKGITPGDERLIRSIPEALTVTDVVCSSVNIGSSRAGINMDAVRTMGQVIKEAAELTKDNSAIACAKLVVFANAVGDNPFMAGAFHGVEEADCVVSVGVSGPGVVNRALGDLDGASLNEVAEAIKKAAFKITRAGQLVGTMASERLGVPFGIVDLSLAPTAELGDSVAHIMEHMGLAQVGTHGTTAALALLNDAVKKGGMMACSRVGGLSGSFIPVSEDKGMIDSVRAGNISIEKLEAMTAICSVGLDMIAIPGDTSAELISGMIADEAAIGVMNHKTTAVRVIPVPDTKPGDEVNFGGLLGYAPVIPVSTVDNSEFIHRGGFIPAPVHGFRN, from the coding sequence ATGACGATTCAACACTCCACCTCGAACATCCTCGAGACCATTGCGATGATCGAGAAGTATCGCCTCGACATCCGCACCGTCACCATGGGAATCAGCCTGCTGGACTGCATCCGCGGCTCCCTGGAAGAAACCTGCGACGCGATCTACGACAAGATCACCACCAAGGCGGCCAACCTCGTGTCCGAATGCGAGGGCATCGAGCGCGAGCTCGGCATCCCGATCGTGAACAAGCGAATCTCGGTGACCCCGATCGCACTTATCGCCCAGTCCGTCGAGGGCTCACCCGTCGAGATCGCCAAGGCGCTTGACCGCGCGGCCAAGGCCGTGGGCGTGAACTTCATCGGTGGCTACTCCGCCCTCGTGGAAAAGGGCATCACCCCCGGTGACGAGCGGCTCATCCGCTCCATCCCCGAGGCACTGACGGTCACCGATGTGGTCTGCTCCTCGGTCAACATCGGTTCCTCGCGCGCAGGCATCAACATGGACGCCGTACGTACGATGGGCCAGGTTATCAAGGAGGCCGCCGAACTCACCAAGGACAACTCCGCCATCGCCTGTGCGAAGCTCGTGGTCTTCGCCAACGCCGTGGGCGATAACCCGTTTATGGCCGGCGCCTTCCACGGCGTCGAGGAGGCCGACTGCGTGGTCAGCGTCGGCGTCTCCGGCCCCGGCGTGGTCAACCGCGCACTCGGCGATCTCGATGGCGCTTCCCTCAACGAGGTGGCCGAGGCCATCAAGAAGGCCGCCTTCAAGATCACCCGCGCTGGCCAGTTGGTGGGCACCATGGCCTCGGAGCGACTCGGAGTGCCTTTCGGCATCGTCGACCTCTCGCTGGCCCCCACCGCGGAGCTGGGTGATTCCGTTGCCCACATCATGGAGCACATGGGCCTTGCCCAAGTGGGCACCCACGGCACCACCGCGGCTCTCGCGCTGCTCAACGACGCCGTGAAGAAGGGCGGCATGATGGCCTGCTCGCGTGTGGGCGGCTTGTCCGGCTCCTTCATTCCCGTCTCGGAGGACAAGGGCATGATCGACTCGGTGCGTGCGGGAAATATCTCCATCGAGAAGCTCGAGGCGATGACGGCGATTTGCTCTGTCGGCCTGGACATGATCGCCATCCCTGGGGACACTTCCGCCGAGCTCATCTCCGGCATGATCGCCGACGAGGCGGCCATCGGTGTGATGAACCATAAGACTACCGCGGTGCGTGTCATCCCTGTGCCCGACACCAAGCCCGGCGACGAGGTCAACTTTGGCGGCCTGCTTGGCTATGCCCCAGTCATCCCCGTTTCCACCGTGGACAACTCCGAATTTATCCACCGTGGCGGCTTCATCCCCGCCCCCGTGCACGGCTTCCGCAACTAG
- a CDS encoding ABC-F family ATP-binding cassette domain-containing protein, translating to MIVTNDFEVRVGARTLLHAPGQHLRVQPGDRIGLVGRNGAGKTTTMRILAGETEPYAGSVTRSGEIGYLPQDSREGNIEQTARDRVLSARGLDSIQRNMERQQEIMETTEDERKRNAAIKKYSRLEERYHQLGGYEAASECAQICDNLGLPARILDQPLKTLSGGQRRRVELAQILFAASAGSGKSQTTLLLDEPTNHLDADSITWLRDFLSKHEGGLIMISHDVELLDAVCNKVWFLDAVRAEADVYNMSFAKYKDARATDEARRRRERANAEKKASALRDQAARLGAKATKAAAAKQMLARAERMMGSLDEVRVADRVAHISFPEPAPCGKTPLFAKGLTKMYGSLEVFAGVDLAIDKGSRVVVLGFNGAGKTTLLKLLAGVERTDGEGGIVTGHGLKIGYFAQEHDTIDPNKSVWENTIEACPEAGEQDLRGLLGAFMFSGEQLDQPAGTLSGGEKTRLALAALVSSRANVLLLDEPTNNLDPVSREQVLDALRTYKGAVVLVTHDPGAVRALEPERVIVLPDGDEDLWNDSYMEIVELA from the coding sequence GTGATTGTGACCAATGATTTCGAAGTTCGCGTCGGTGCCCGCACCCTCCTTCATGCTCCAGGGCAACACTTAAGGGTGCAACCAGGCGATCGCATCGGACTCGTTGGCCGCAACGGTGCAGGCAAGACCACAACGATGCGCATCCTGGCGGGGGAGACCGAACCGTATGCTGGCTCGGTTACCCGCAGCGGGGAGATCGGCTACCTGCCCCAGGACTCTCGCGAGGGAAACATTGAGCAAACCGCCCGCGACCGTGTGCTTTCCGCCCGCGGGCTGGACTCCATCCAGCGCAATATGGAGCGCCAGCAAGAAATTATGGAGACCACCGAGGACGAGCGCAAGCGCAACGCCGCGATCAAGAAGTACTCCCGGCTGGAGGAGCGCTACCACCAACTCGGCGGCTATGAGGCAGCCAGCGAATGCGCCCAGATTTGCGACAATTTGGGTTTGCCCGCGCGCATTTTGGACCAGCCACTCAAGACGCTGTCCGGCGGACAGCGCCGCCGCGTGGAGTTGGCCCAGATCCTCTTTGCCGCCTCGGCCGGTTCCGGAAAGTCCCAGACCACCTTGCTGCTTGACGAGCCGACCAACCACCTGGATGCCGATTCCATCACCTGGCTGCGCGACTTCCTTTCCAAGCACGAGGGCGGGCTCATCATGATTTCCCACGACGTGGAACTGCTTGACGCCGTGTGCAACAAGGTGTGGTTCTTGGATGCCGTGCGTGCGGAGGCCGATGTGTACAACATGAGCTTCGCTAAGTACAAGGACGCCCGCGCAACCGATGAGGCACGGCGCCGCAGGGAACGCGCCAACGCGGAGAAGAAAGCGTCCGCGTTGCGCGACCAGGCCGCGCGTTTGGGTGCGAAGGCCACCAAAGCCGCCGCCGCCAAGCAGATGCTCGCCCGTGCGGAACGCATGATGGGCAGCCTCGATGAGGTCCGCGTGGCCGATCGCGTAGCCCACATCTCCTTCCCGGAGCCGGCTCCGTGCGGCAAGACCCCGCTTTTTGCCAAGGGGCTGACCAAAATGTACGGCTCGCTGGAGGTCTTCGCCGGTGTCGACTTGGCCATCGACAAGGGCTCGCGCGTGGTGGTGCTCGGCTTCAACGGCGCGGGCAAGACGACGCTGCTGAAGCTCTTGGCGGGCGTGGAACGCACCGACGGCGAAGGCGGAATCGTTACCGGCCACGGCCTCAAAATCGGTTACTTCGCCCAGGAACACGACACCATCGACCCCAACAAGTCCGTGTGGGAAAACACCATCGAAGCCTGCCCCGAGGCAGGTGAGCAGGACCTGCGCGGCCTGCTGGGTGCGTTTATGTTTTCTGGGGAACAGCTCGACCAGCCCGCTGGCACCCTCTCCGGTGGTGAGAAGACACGCCTTGCGCTGGCTGCGCTGGTGAGCTCGCGCGCCAATGTCCTGCTGCTCGACGAGCCCACCAACAACTTGGATCCGGTCTCCCGCGAACAGGTCCTCGATGCCTTGCGTACCTACAAGGGTGCCGTCGTTTTGGTGACTCACGATCCCGGCGCTGTGCGCGCTCTCGAGCCGGAGCGCGTCATCGTGCTTCCCGACGGCGACGAGGATCTATGGAATGACTCCTATATGGAAATCGTCGAGCTTGCCTAA
- a CDS encoding glutamine amidotransferase — MVNILLVSPRTGEDIAAAEYADVLKATGLSAHQLTQRMLDDETKQVGNTGEFSGIIVGGSPLLVTSEEYSAWQHKVHEELNSLLEIPKPTFFLCFGNTLVAHLNGGQINREFAEDSGATVVQLTEAGKTDRLTKGLPDEFLALTGHTENAVTTGRGAQLLASGPSCPVQIVRANETSWACQFHAEMDAAAMKTRMDFYFDYGYFSPDEYDSILSEINKHDYDPAHQVLRNFVDIAAGIR, encoded by the coding sequence ATGGTCAATATCCTGCTTGTTTCTCCTCGCACCGGCGAGGATATCGCTGCTGCTGAATACGCTGATGTCTTAAAGGCCACCGGCCTTTCCGCTCACCAGCTCACCCAGCGAATGCTCGACGATGAGACCAAGCAGGTGGGCAATACCGGCGAGTTCAGCGGAATCATTGTCGGCGGCAGCCCATTGCTTGTGACCAGCGAAGAATACTCTGCGTGGCAACACAAGGTCCACGAGGAGCTCAACTCCCTGCTGGAGATCCCAAAGCCAACCTTCTTCCTCTGCTTTGGCAACACGCTTGTGGCACATCTGAATGGGGGCCAGATTAATCGGGAATTTGCCGAAGATTCTGGAGCAACCGTGGTTCAGTTGACTGAGGCTGGCAAGACCGATCGCCTCACCAAGGGCCTTCCTGACGAATTCCTTGCTTTGACTGGACACACGGAAAACGCCGTGACCACCGGGCGCGGTGCACAACTGTTGGCTTCGGGTCCTTCGTGCCCAGTGCAGATCGTGCGTGCCAATGAGACCTCATGGGCATGCCAATTCCACGCCGAGATGGATGCCGCGGCTATGAAGACCCGCATGGATTTCTATTTTGACTACGGGTATTTTTCTCCTGACGAGTACGACTCCATCCTGTCTGAGATCAATAAGCACGATTATGATCCAGCCCACCAGGTATTACGCAATTTCGTCGATATCGCGGCTGGTATCCGTTAG
- a CDS encoding DUF4126 domain-containing protein yields the protein MGISTAIGLATASGLNAYIPLLVYGLLARYTDFVSLPEGWLWLTDPILLGIVGVLLLIEIVADKVPAIDSVNDIIQTLIRPTSGGLMFASAFAEETVNSSSVFAEPKTWLMLGIGFVMALVMHLLKTTARPAVNATTLGVGAPVVSTAEDVVSASLSFAAVFAPALVIAVLVIAVAPLVWLVYRYRRYVGKQRTRRAEGIQHVRTLPSQDIS from the coding sequence ATGGGAATCTCAACCGCTATCGGTTTGGCCACTGCCTCCGGCCTCAACGCCTACATTCCGTTGCTTGTGTACGGGCTGCTGGCCCGGTACACGGACTTTGTCAGCCTGCCCGAGGGGTGGCTGTGGCTGACTGATCCGATCCTGCTTGGCATCGTCGGAGTCTTATTGCTCATCGAGATCGTTGCGGACAAGGTGCCCGCCATCGACTCAGTCAACGACATCATCCAGACCCTCATTAGGCCGACCTCTGGCGGGCTCATGTTCGCATCGGCCTTCGCGGAGGAGACCGTAAACTCCTCGAGTGTGTTTGCCGAACCGAAGACCTGGCTCATGCTTGGCATTGGATTCGTCATGGCCCTTGTGATGCACCTGCTGAAGACCACCGCCCGCCCGGCCGTCAATGCCACAACCCTTGGGGTGGGCGCCCCGGTAGTCTCAACGGCGGAAGATGTCGTGTCGGCGTCCCTGAGCTTTGCGGCGGTGTTTGCCCCGGCGTTGGTAATCGCAGTGCTGGTAATAGCGGTCGCGCCCCTGGTTTGGCTGGTCTACCGCTACCGTAGGTACGTCGGCAAGCAGCGAACACGCCGAGCTGAAGGAATTCAGCACGTTAGGACGCTGCCTTCGCAAGATATAAGCTAG
- a CDS encoding DUF1990 family protein has translation MTKLSELGLGLKAAYVFVYGTLRRHIENGEEAFIISLDRDDRVEVCVASISNTAWRPARLLSPVARLGQKIITARYLRAYQSVAGG, from the coding sequence GTGACGAAGTTGAGCGAATTGGGGCTTGGCCTCAAGGCGGCCTACGTATTCGTCTACGGCACCCTGCGGCGTCACATCGAAAACGGGGAAGAAGCCTTTATCATCAGCCTCGACCGCGATGACCGCGTCGAAGTTTGTGTGGCATCCATTTCGAATACGGCCTGGCGGCCAGCCAGACTGCTAAGCCCGGTGGCTAGACTGGGGCAAAAGATCATCACCGCGCGCTACCTGCGGGCCTATCAATCCGTGGCAGGTGGCTAA
- a CDS encoding TetR/AcrR family transcriptional regulator produces the protein MPVVSNAELNSRRNEILEGARKCFAEHGFEGATVRRLEEATGKSRGAIFHHFGDKENLFLALAREDAARMAEVVADNGLVEVMRDMLAHPERYDWLATRLEITKMLRTDPVFRAKWQAHQKVLDEAVMRRLESNAKRGSMRSDVPISVLHTYLEVVMDGFITRLASGAPTEELEAVLTLVESSVRASVHS, from the coding sequence ATGCCGGTTGTGAGCAACGCCGAGCTCAACTCACGTCGCAATGAGATCCTAGAAGGTGCTCGTAAATGCTTCGCGGAACACGGATTCGAGGGGGCTACCGTGCGCCGGCTGGAAGAAGCAACCGGCAAGTCTCGCGGTGCTATCTTTCACCACTTCGGCGACAAAGAGAACCTCTTTCTGGCGCTTGCCCGCGAGGATGCTGCTCGTATGGCCGAGGTGGTCGCCGACAACGGCCTCGTGGAAGTCATGAGGGACATGCTTGCCCACCCAGAACGCTATGACTGGCTTGCCACCCGGCTTGAGATTACGAAGATGCTGCGCACCGATCCGGTTTTTCGCGCAAAGTGGCAGGCCCATCAAAAGGTACTCGACGAGGCCGTCATGCGCCGCTTGGAATCCAACGCTAAGCGCGGTTCCATGCGCAGCGATGTACCCATCAGCGTCCTGCACACCTATCTCGAGGTGGTCATGGATGGCTTTATCACCCGTCTCGCCTCAGGCGCGCCCACCGAGGAACTAGAGGCAGTACTCACTCTGGTTGAAAGTAGTGTTCGCGCAAGCGTTCACTCCTAG
- a CDS encoding ACT domain-containing protein yields the protein MFAIMTVTGVDHTGIIAAVSTACAELNVNIHNVAQTLMGEYFTMILHVAFDEKEVDIATIQKRMDEVGEKEALVIRIQSQAIFDAMNVI from the coding sequence ATGTTTGCCATTATGACCGTCACGGGTGTTGACCACACTGGAATCATCGCTGCCGTATCCACCGCATGTGCGGAGCTGAACGTTAATATTCACAACGTCGCCCAGACACTGATGGGTGAGTACTTCACCATGATCCTGCATGTCGCCTTCGATGAGAAGGAAGTCGATATCGCGACAATCCAAAAGCGCATGGACGAGGTCGGCGAGAAGGAAGCGCTGGTCATCCGCATCCAATCGCAGGCCATCTTCGACGCGATGAACGTCATCTAA